ttcaaaaaaatataaatcaatagTTAATTTCAAACATTAGTTTGAATAGTAGAAACAGATTTTAGCTAGAAGCACAAAATGTAGTTCGACTTCATTAGGTCCTACACTAAAATTAATGCACTGCAATTGATCGCAAGTGGTAAGATCATAATAAAGAGATAAAGAATGATTTAAATTTTTTTCAGAATTGTCGAACGAACCTCCATGCTTAATGCGGACACTACAAAAACGTACTTAAAAGACAAATCTGCACTCTAGACTAATTTACCATAACCATTGCTTTTGAGCCTACAAATATGATATGAAAATAAATTATAGTTTATAAtcttaatgctataataaaaggACAAAGTTTATCCAATAGATCattaaattttaattgatttcaaaCTCCTTTATTAGGGAAAAATATACAATATttcatattataattttatttagcATAAATTTATGAATGTGTGATTTATCAAGAACATAGCGGGAGAGAATTTTTACGTTGACGAAGAAGGAAAACATCAGTTATCTTCATGAATAGTAATGCTCGAACAATTTCAATTCTTGGCCTAAACTTAATTTTCTTCCCACAAGATCTGTTTTTATAAGTTGTAAAATTTAAGCTTGAATTTGTTAAAAAGAAAGTTAAGCTTAAATGCTAAATTTATACAAACTAAAATCTCAAAAGTTTGATGAAGAAAGACAAAAACCTCAAATTTGAAGGAATTTTAAAAACAAATCGTAAAAACAAGGAAGGGCTAGACAACATATTGGATACCTACAGGGGATTTATGTTAAAAAATACTAAGAACAAGGGTTTCGAAACCGTATTGGATGCCTCTAATATTTATTCACAATGTTGTTATGTCTCTTAACTAATCAAAAAGAAGAGAATTATGAAAAAAAATATGTAAGAAATTGTAGTCATGTTACATAGTATAATTAATGAAGGATTTATATAAAGtagaattttaataaattttaagtcctaaatattaggttcCATGCATAAACGCATACTCCTAAATTTGAGGTAAAAGTGCTCGAAATTTTtaccataaaaaataaaaaattcataaaCGTAAGCCAAGGTGGAAGTGCTCGAAAAGTTTaccaaaataattaataaattttgtaCCTAACATAATTATAAAGAATTAGTAATATATTTCTTACAAGGAATTGATCGGTTTTTTTTAAAGATTCCTAAACCTAAAAAGAGGTCAAAGCACTCAAAGTTTTTATAACTtataacaaataaaagaaaactcCTAAACTTAAAAGGAATTGAAAGTACttaaaactatttttttaaaagaattaATTGTTGAAGGCATGACAAACAAAAGAACTCCCAAAGCGTAAAAGTAGTAAACGACATTTTTGAAACACGTCACAAAATATTGTGATTTTTCTTTTACTAATTTGTTATATTACACCGTTCAAATTAGGaaaatatttaatacataaaatctAATTGATATCgaatttctaaatattaggaaactATTAAATGACTATTCATATTTCTAATATTAGAGAACTAATCAAATGAcaattttgtctagtgtgaaatcTATTTCTAAAAGGTAAAAAAGGAGAACGACATTTTGCTACGAgtcttcgtacttttaatatagtatagatatatatAGATCCTGTTTGTCAAAAAAAGAATTCATTCCTTACACATTTCACTTTTTGACAAAATTTCAAGGATATATATTATCTTGTAGAACAAACACTGATACTTCTCCCTTTCCAAAATGGAAAAAAAGGATCAAGAATGTTTTCATTTACATTGTCTTGTTGAAGCAAGAGGACTTGTTACTCCTATAGGCTAATATATGGAAGAATGCGGCCATCTGAAAAAAGATGCTATTACAAACAAATTCTAGAGAATGAAAGAATATAACTCAAAAGGCGTTGAAATAAACCCTGGTAATTTGATATAGATTATGTTCGCTTCTCCACCCCTATATATCCCCatctcaatttcttcttttgtaacTTATATTcgataaatatatatatgtatagcaTGTTGCCATCTAGAGCCTTAAATTTAGTCTCCTGAGCCATATAGAGTGTAATATCATATGAAACACATCAAACTTCAGAGCAGGCCGGTTTAGTTCAAAATGTTTCCTCACAGCTCTCAAACCTTCTTTGAGCTTCATGTATTTGTCTTCTGGAATAGCCAACAATATCTCCTTTAGCCTTGGGATATCAGAAATGTTAACCTGTATTGAGAATGCATCCCAGTTTAGCACATCACTAAAAGGGAAGACGTAATGATCTGATAACATAACAGGAACACATTCGGCATAAATTGCTTCAACCGCTCTTGGGCTAGCCACTTCATAGCCACTGGGGCATAGGCAAAACTTGGACCTCAACAATTCAGAGggataatccatgtatttaggCAAGTATTCATATACACGAAGATCGGAGTCTTTCCCTTTCCAGTGTTCGAAGAGGTTTTTCCGGATATCGCCATGAAGTCCACCAGCAAAGAATCCAAGATAAGGCCTTGAAATGTTGGCTGGAGGAGGAGATTGTAGCTTTGGGGATACTACACCATTGTAAAGGTAGATTTCAGGAAGGCTCACATCTTTCTGAGGATTGAAACCTTCTGAGGAGTTTGCATTACACAAAACCCTTATTGATGTATTGTACAGAAAATCATTGCCTTTTGAAGCAAGAGGAGCCTGCAATAAGTGTAGCAACAGACCATGTGTGAGTGATAGCACTTTTCACGACATACTAATGGTCAGGAACATTTAATTTTTCTAAtccaatttataaattttaatggAATGATCAAAATTTTGCTttcaacaacacaacaacaacaacaaaaaacccagtgtATCCCACAAATAGGGGGTCTGGGAGGGTAttatgtacgcaaccttacccctaccttatgcaGGTAAAGAGACTGTTTTCAGTAGACCCTCGGCTCCAAGCAAGCATGCAATTTGCGTTCAACAAATGAGTACAAAACTAATAAAGCTTACCCAATCATGGCAAGAAAGCATGAAATGATCAGCTCCATGACTTCGATTCCAGAACGGGTATTTTGTTGAGATAAGTCGAACATAATCAGACACAAACTCTTTAAGAGGAGTAACGTTATATGAAAGTGGCTTGTAGAGAAACTTAACCATCCAAGTTACACTAAAAGGCATGAAATAAACATGGGCTGAATGAGGGTCTCTTGTCCTGAATTTACTGTTACCATGTTCCATCTCGCTAATGAACCTTCCTTCACTTGCATATATATCTTTACAGGGTCCATTATGGACTATTATGAAGTCTCCATCTTCATATACATACACTTTGAATCTCCTCTCCATCTCCTTGTAACTCCTACAAACAATAATTATTCGCAACACAAAATGATAGTCAAGTCCACTGAGACGTTCAATGATAGCAATGGTACGTAATTATAACAACAGCAGCTTGCCTACAAAATAAAAGTGACAAAGTGGGTACGTATCTTAAGTCCCAATAAAAAAATAATGACTTACATAAGTACTAAGTATCAAATATATGTTGGTTACGGAAAATCCCAAATGCTTCAACGGCAAGGCAAATTATTAGAAAACTAATAAACAATCATAGGAAACTCAATCACACTAATcttatttactttttctaacttatTTTGGTTCATTTACTTATGATCAATAATGTGAATTAAATtacaagaaaaattaaaatgGTTCAGAAAGAATTTTTCCGTGTTCAATGCTGAGTAACTACACTTCCTAGCTTAGCTTTTAATGTATGTAGGTGATGTATTAATGTATCAataggaaaaaaagaaaataaaaggcgAAACCATTAACGTATAGAGGAAATAAAGAGAGAAATTACTACATCACATGACCTATAAATATGCATTACCAAAAATGCCAAGAGAGGTACGTTTTTTCATTAGACTGGGAGCATTGGTGCCATTCTTACAGCTGATATTTTGAGGAAAAGTAAACATCTTTGTTAGCTGGTGTTCCATATGCAAACTCTCAGAATGAAGACGTGGACTAGCCAGTTTCAACATTAATTTGTTCTCGCAAAGCCAGAAAAACTAGCTATCAGTAAGATAGTTACACTATCTCACAGTTACGGCTGATGTGACTCTAAGAGCATCTCTTTACATGGGTAGGTGACGGAGTTGTAAAAACAGAATTGAATCTTTTATCTTTTCGATTCCATGCAAATTAAAATTCTGCAATGCTAGGCTAAACATTTTGTCTAATTTCAATTTTGTGGGAAATAATCTTCAAAAGCAACAAATTACGTAATTATTTCCCGGGGTACGCAATAAATAGACACGCTTTTTTGATGAACAATCGTCAAATATTCGGTCAAAACCAAATTACATTTTCTGATCCAAGGTCCGATTTTTTTGCTTAATTTCCTGATAAGATACATTTTGAAGGAGGCTTTATTGTCATTAATGATTAATAAGCACTCCTTTTATTTTGTGCGCTAACAAGGACTACTTCTCACATCATTTATCAGTATAATTAACGTTATCTATTGACATATAATTAATTTCGTGATATTAGGCATTTCTTTTCATGTTTTCTTGTGGTGGGAAAAAAAAACTTTGGTCTCAATTACAAAAAACCATATATAGATACTAGCAATCCGGATGCATAACAAATTTTCAAACCTATATTAGGAATCAAACAACATAACTTTACTATGCAATCATACGAAGTGTAAGTGGTAGATACATAACGTGACAAACTAGTCAACCGCGTATCAGTTAAATACAAGGACTCTTAAAATTCGATATGTACCACATGATACCATGTATCTAATTAAATTTCTTCGAGAAAGAAATAGAAATAGAAGAAACGTTTCATCTTCcgcatttttatatttaaaaaaattacaaaagccaaactaaaattttatggtaagaTGAAAATGCAGAGCCGCCCAAAAATTAGAAGGGATACATGCCAGCCACATATAATTAAGAGGAGTATTTGTTACGAGCAATGAATATAACAAAGCGGCTTTTCACAGAAGGCAATCAAGTGCGACCTCTGTAGGAAACATTGAGTGTGCGCACTAGACATACCATGCGTCAATTAGAAGACTTCCTAACATTCCACTTAATTGACTTCTTAACTGGGCTGAACTACCATATCCCTTATGGGCTAGGACAAATCTTATAATTTTAGTCCAAATTTTATACTCAAtcgaaaaaaaatatattaaacatatacaaattattaatttaaaaatttagGATGGCCTTTACTTTCTAGTACTCCACTCCCAAAGCCCACCCTCTCATGGGGAAGACCGACATAGTACAGGTCAATAGATACAGCCTCACGACTCATGCGTTGAACTACTAAATATATATAACGCAACTGTTTTTGAAAAGAGGAATACTATATATCTTTAATAATAAGTATTATATTAATAAGTATATCAACGATCTAAATCATCCACTAGTTTAATAAAAATCCTACATCCCTTCTTACCCTTCACTGGAGTTTGGGAAAAACTAATTACGACTCACATTTAATATTACTCTCGACTTGAACAATATATTCGTGTTTCTTTGGCCTGAATTATATAGTATTTAGTTAACAATATTTTATATACGCACGCGTGTGCTAATACTAAATTTGTACATATAGTTTAAAAACCAATACTTACGTCCAAGGATCAAGACTTTGGGTCAGTCTTTACACTAAACTTCACGTCGGAGTATAGAAGGGGGTGATAAACAATAAATTATAAGAGAACACAATTGGAATGTGAACTGGAGTGATTCTGGTGAGTAACTTAGAAGGAAagtagttatgacttgcaaaaaGGCTCTTTTTAGAGATTTAATCTtaataacttttattttttttccatataaatatatatatgagaTTGAATTAGAGACTTACTGATAAAATGCGCCTGGATTACGGTAGATTCCACCGGGGTTTATGATCGACTGATTTCGAACACCAGCAGCTTTTCGAATCGCCGCTCTCGCTCGTGTCAATCCTTCCTCATTCTTATCAACTTTCCTCTGCCGAATGTTCCAGAAATAGCattcatattattccacactcAAAAAACTCACCAATAACAAACGTAAATGAAGAAAACTTTAGTTTCAAAGATTTTCACGTATACAAAAATTCCTAGAATCAGATAATCTCTCAAAAACTGATAAAACACGTGACGCTTTAGAGTTCCACATATACAAAAACTTCACAAAAATCTCTAAAACTTCAAAATTAAAGTTTTCTGAATCATTCAGTGAAGCTCTATCAACAGTACTACTTTCACCAAGCATAAACGTAAATGAATTAAACTGAAGTTTTAATGTTTCGTTTAAACAAAAACTACACAGATTCAGAAAATCTCTCAAACTTCGGAAATGACGTTTTCTAAAGCATTAAAGCAAGCTCTATCGATAAATCCAAAATCAGGAAAAAAACGTAATCTCCGATGAAATTTAAGAAGAGCATTGAAATTAACTCACAACAACGGCAGATTTTCTCTGAATCGGAGAGAACGAAGAGTTCTTCCGGTATAACGAAACATCAGAAGCGATGGCTCGTGATGGATTTAGATTAGCCACGGTAGCGGCGATCACTTTCTTCTGCAACTCAACGATCGAAACAGTACTACCTGAATTCACGGCAACCGCCGATGATCGGAAGCCGCTTCCGAGAAAAACTGCTATCACTGATACAACAAGTACACAACAGAGTATACCTAAATAAGCATAAAGTACTCCTCCtcctccaccaccaccaccaccactactACCACCTTCATTATCActacttttttttaaaatcatcatcctatatatatgtgtatatgtgTGTGTCGTGAGTGTGTGAGAGAGAGGGAGAATTTTCAAGGAATGTGAAGAGGCGGTTATGGCGGGGAAAGAGCAGAGAATTGAGCAGTTTTTCTCCTACTCGGCTTCTTCTTCGTTTTGGGGGTAATTTATAAATGGCGGAAAAAAGGTGAATGGCGTGATAGCTAATGAAATTGAAGTTATAACTGAATTTACTTTTTTGCCCTTACCCTTTTTGGATATTGACAGTGACATTTTTTCGAAAGGGTAGTGGTGAACTAGTTTGAGTTTGGTAAGCTCGCTAGCGCCTAGCTTAGGTGATTATGGGAAATTCGTTCGGTATAGCAAGACACCTTATTACTAATTTATTtttgcttttaaaaaaaaaaaatatctgaACTGAATGttgtaaataaaataaacactGCCTCAAATAACCTTTGGAACTATTTTTCGAAAGGAATTATTTGGTGGAAAACGTTCATGTAAAAAAAAAAGTACGTATTttaatattttgtagtttttttcttctttttttttgaaaatttgtgAGTTCATTGCAAGTGGAAGAAGATTTTTTGGTTAACAAAGTATCATGAGGAACTTCtccgatttcttttttttttcttcctttttctaaAGGAACCTCTCCGCTAATCttttaaaaattatacaaaagtAACGGTTTTTAATTCTTTTGGAATTCTTTTTGCTCTTTCACGTCCAAATTAGACTTCTATGTATATACTACGTTTTACCTATGTCTAATTTAAAACATTGGAAAGCAATCATAAAAAATTTAGAAGGAAACTGATTCAAATTTTCTAGAGTTCGTAACTACTAAAAAAACGAGGAAAACCGACCGCTAACACCGACCgatgttggtcggtaattggcaAAAATCGACCGAAAATCGTCCGATTCGTGGCGGTTGGTAATCGTAACGTCGGTAGAGCTAACCGactgactttggtcaatatttttcaatcgatttcggtcggtcaattaaatttaaaaaaaatgctgaaaaaaccgaccaactttccgaccaaagtcggtcggtattttaattatgtaattaaaaaatacaccatctgggaatcgaaccggagTCTGTACAGTGGCAGGATAATATaccatattttattttaagactgtcttttattttatttatactctttaattgtatttttacACGAAAATAACCGACACATGTCggtcgatttttttaaatgaccggccgaattaatcGATCGATTTCGgtcaatttttttaatattaattttaaataaaaaaccgaccaaagttggtcggttcattgaaaaataaatttcacgggactcaaaaatagtttcccttaTTTTTGATCGGTTATTTgaccgaccaaaatcggtcggtcGACCGCGGtcgatttttgccgaatttctagtagtgctagttgtttacccgaaaaatggatagagttgaatttgtacgtagttctaagggtatatgGTATAATTTGACAtaaatcgtaagagtaaatagaaatatcgagtgttgactgtagagaaaataaacaaagttaaaaagaaaatgatttatggattaagcaagatgaatcaatctaagaaactaaaaagggataactcttcaatatatgagtgtatgatatctcagttacaatgtatgccaaaACTTGTCATtttacagaaatatagccatcccttttatagtggagatcctactttagatataattaaaaatacatagtggggaacccatgataaataagtttttccctaatttccgccgagattctctcccttagtgcggctgcaacggctcttgtctatgagctcgatcctgatcggactcggtattggtcggtttccaactttagagctcgatgcgggtttgaggtcgatgctgactcggggtccggtaatgacttgggctcggtattggttggcctctggaCCTTAAGCTCGATTCAATCACATCTCATCATAAtttgattcggacccgagctcgataatgacttcgagctcggtatttgacctgtacctgaaatctgaagctcgtttGTGCCATCTTCGGATCCATCTCGAttttatgaagactttcttcggtccattatgatACCATCTTGATAAGTcttacgaaggccgaaatcagtttcgaccgtatacaaataatCCCCTCgttttctcgggaaggatgtggcgagaaacgatataatTTTCCAACGGCTCGATTGAATATGtgctgacgtttgcatcgagcccgaccatgacgtacgtgatagatgtcccgtcggttcagtttttcaaggcatttaatgcgtgtcagacggtggtcgaccACTGTTGATACTGAACCGACGTTgtttaatctataaatagcccctttatttctaccatttatcacttttgtGTCTCCAATCTCCAAATTTTATAAAGTTCTTTCTTGCATCTTCTGAGTTTATctgtaaatctgtgatttttcacTGCAAAATCTCTCTTCAAAAATACCAAAACTTTATTACCTCCTTCTATTTTtgatctttaaatccaaaaatggcgaaaacatcaaaaaccattcctcaaaaagaaaaagcttcttcttcatagCCTGCCgctgacaaaacaccggtggtgccacggcctgaggagtgcgttcctggggcgtgtgttcttacctctgattttaaggtcgacaaaggctcgtcggttcccggccgatgtgagccagtatcaaggtatatgtgttcgatagCCGAGGGGCACCTCGAACacctaaagaaagattgcaattgagagaacaaagaaatagtaatcccgtcttctgaagaagatatcaccacttacgtgaaagggtttttaagtgtgtatacttaccctttcacgttaggtcccctcgaccctgttattatTGATTTTTGCCGTTAATACCAAATAATCCTAGGCCAGATCCATCATTCTTCTTGGCAGATCGCTATTTTGATCTgttacttcgtgaacaaaatcgaggggatgcctttcaccctcgaccatctcattcgATTGTATTGCCCTCACCtctttcgaggcgggttaataaaactttagcgccgggctaccaaggttatgttctcgagcatagacgaggacagggatcgaggctggatgggaaggttcgttcgagtgaagacttcggacctgattccaactgaaaagatgccatttttcgaggagtggaacatgaatcgtaagtgtaattctgttgttatctcctactattttgccccttcatttcttttctcactgATATtccctttttgtgatgcagcggttccttggatgcccggtgcagttcccgacctcaagaactgggtacgggatcTAGCTTCGACCTCCACACATGCCGAGCgttcatggcgtgatttgtcaaagggccgatgggaggccaaaaattatggtaagcctttttctcgtatctttggtagttcgaacgagatgTTTTTCATATACTTAAATCGATTTTCTTATATGCAGGTGTGGGCAAAGATACGGTTTTGAGGCCCCCGCCCGTCGAAGAAGAGGCTTCGACCTCTGTTCCAAAACtggtgaaggataataagagaaaaagggcctctgtTTTCGAAGATCCAAAACCAAAGATGAGGAcgactcgtaagccgaggaagaataccatccctttaaCCATGGAATCAGTTCTGTGTCTAAGGGATAAAGatgagaaataaaaagaaaatgacgggtccgtactggtggcccgagAGAAGGAAACCATTGATGCTTCGAAAACAGATGGATCGATGGTAGTTTGTGTGTCTCCGCCTCGATTTGAGGTggtatcggagaaagattcgggtagagtccccgaatTGTTAGAGATTGAGAATACTTCCCACCGTAGCCAACAAACAGTGGGTATATCTGAAGGAGCCGGTCTTGAAGTTCTCTGAAcagaggagaacgccccaagcgagtcgcttggggaaatagtaatcggagactcgcccactctccctgcTTTTTCCGACGGGGCAATTCGGAAAGCCCAAGCTTTAGGGCCCCTCGAGATAAACCGatctcatgaaggggaggaccccttctgtgatttgtttactggtgtcgaggatgttgctggccctagtgatgtgtcgggccttTTCTGTGAAGTACAACAAGCTCTAAATCGGGTAAGCTCTAACTCCCTTCGTTGATATCACTTTCatgtttgctattcttttctaacttcttttcttctttctttgtaggccgcagcggttcatcgagaagcatgttctcggtctcgagctaaGCTACATCGGTATGAGGCCGACCTCCGACGGGTCACAGAGGAGAGTAACGCCCTTAGACTCCTCTTCAGACAAAGGGAAGAATAAATCAAGGACCTCCAAGCTGAATTGGCCAAAGCTCAACAAGAccagaccgacctgaccgagcaggtaatggtaatcttaaaaacccatgggctcgattctggaatgatggctaatatttcgatctcacagctgcagctgAAGCTTGAGGTTATTGGGAAGCTTCGTGAAGAGGTCGATATGATAAGGGCAGAGACCTTGGGATGGAAAAATGGTATGGACCGTCTTGCCAGAAAAAGAAACTGcttgagcccaattatcatcggccaaaaaccaacttcaaagcatgaaggagaaaagctcggttcaagcaagaaaaatagaggagctcgaggctcggttggcctccgaacttgccaaggccaaatcttatgccgaaaaggcaaaggccgatgcggatgcattcctggtcgtctatcgggccgatgctgaagctgctcaggtacaatcaagagaggcagccgagaccgccaacactcgagcacattgggttgctgaacttgctaaatgacgatctcggagggagaccctcgaggagatccatgctcgaggtttcgatctcatCGAAGAgctaaaaagggctaaagagctcgaagccgatgctaAAGCCTTAGCTTCCGATGATGTTGATGGTGATGATGATAATGGCGATAATGGGAGCAAGAGTAGGTCCGAGAGTGGGGAGGAGCCGGATGGAGAAGAGACTTCCCccgtagataaccaagaaacttagcccttagttttcattttggttttttgtgtagggtccagTTCGGTCATTGTAAacattcttgtatatatataaagatcttttcttttcccgacttgcctctattttattctctgccttgagaagattttgtttcattcatgccttatgaaggttttcaaaagactttaggcaatttgatcgaatttggaccTTATAGCCTTTATAACCAAGTGAGTGCTTCCTCAAACTCGAAATAGgcagcccataggcttagtaatcgagtgagtgattgctcaaacttgaagtaatatagcccgtaggcttagaggtcgagtgagtgatttgaactcgaagtaatatagcccgtaggcttaatggtcgagtgagtgtttgctcgaactcaaaataagagtagcccgtaggcttagtagtcgagtgagtgcttgctcgaactcgaagtgatgtagcctgtaggcttattagtcgagtgagtgattcaaactcgaagtaatatagcccgtaggtttaatggtcgagtgagtgattgctcgaactcaaaataagagtagcccgtaggcttagtagtcgagtgagtgctttctcgaactcgaagtgatgtagcccgtaggtttattagtcgagtgagtgattcgaactcgaagtaatgtagcccgtaggcttaatggtcgagtgagtgtttgctcgaacttgaaataagagtagcctgtaggcttagtagtcgagtgagtgctttctcgaactcgaagtgatgtagcttgtaggcttattagtcgagtgagtgattcaaactcgaagtaatattgcccgtaggcttaatggtcgagtgagtgtttgcttgaacttgaaataagagtagcccataagcttagtagtcgagtgagtgcttactcaaactcaaagtgatgtagcccataggcttattagtcgagtgagtgattcgaactcgaagtaatgtagcccgtaggcttaatggtcaagtgagtaattgctcgaactcgaattaagagtagcccgtaggcttagtagtcgagtgagtgattcgaactcgaagtaatgtagcccataggcttaatggtcgagtgagtgcttgttcgaactcgaaataattgtagcttgtaggcttagtagtcgagtgagtgcttgctcgaactcgaagtgatgtagcccgtaggcttattagtctaGTGAATAattctaactcgaagtaatgtatcccgtaggcttatggtcgagtgggtgtttgctcgaactcaaaataaaagtagccggtaggcttagtagtcgagtgagtgcttgctcgaactcgaagtgatgtagcccgtaggcttattagttgagtgagtgattcgaactcgaagtaatgtagcccgtaggtttaatggtcgagtgagtgattgctcgaactcgaaataagagtagtctgtaggcttagtagtcgagtgagtgtttgctcgaactcaaaataagagtacctcgtaggcttagtagtcgagtgagtgcttgatcgaactcgaagtgatgtagcccgtaggcttattagtcgagtgagtgattcgaattagaagtaatgtagcccgtaggcttaatggtcgagtgagtgattgctcgaactcgaaataagagtagcccgtaggtttagtagtcaagtgagtgcttgttcgaactcgaagtgatgtagcccg
The DNA window shown above is from Nicotiana tomentosiformis chromosome 8, ASM39032v3, whole genome shotgun sequence and carries:
- the LOC104107861 gene encoding probable glycosyltransferase At5g25310, with the protein product MMILKKSSDNEGGSSGGGGGGGGGVLYAYLGILCCVLVVSVIAVFLGSGFRSSAVAVNSGSTVSIVELQKKVIAATVANLNPSRAIASDVSLYRKNSSFSPIQRKSAVVRKVDKNEEGLTRARAAIRKAAGVRNQSIINPGGIYRNPGAFYQSYKEMERRFKVYVYEDGDFIIVHNGPCKDIYASEGRFISEMEHGNSKFRTRDPHSAHVYFMPFSVTWMVKFLYKPLSYNVTPLKEFVSDYVRLISTKYPFWNRSHGADHFMLSCHDWAPLASKGNDFLYNTSIRVLCNANSSEGFNPQKDVSLPEIYLYNGVVSPKLQSPPPANISRPYLGFFAGGLHGDIRKNLFEHWKGKDSDLRVYEYLPKYMDYPSELLRSKFCLCPSGYEVASPRAVEAIYAECVPVMLSDHYVFPFSDVLNWDAFSIQVNISDIPRLKEILLAIPEDKYMKLKEGLRAVRKHFELNRPALKFDVFHMILHSIWLRRLNLRL